ATATGGCGCGTGTAAAGCTTCCCTTATCTGTACAGGACTGCCAGCCCAGTACAGTGATGGCCCCCTGGTTGATGCTCAGACTCTTGTCCGGAATCATCAGATCCTCATCAAACTCCATCTTATATCCCAGACCGAAACAATCCGGGCAGGCGCCGAAGGGGTTATTAAAGGAAAAGCTTCTCGGTTCCACCTCATCGATACTGATTCCACAGTCCGGACAGGAAAAGCTCTGGCTGAAGGTAATCGGCTGGCCGTCAATCACATCCACGGTCATCAGCCCGTCGGACAGCT
This genomic window from Anaerotignum faecicola contains:
- the uvrA gene encoding ABC-ATPase UvrA (The UvrABC repair system catalyzes the recognition and processing of DNA lesions. UvrA is an ATPase and a DNA-binding protein. A damage recognition complex composed of 2 uvrA and 2 uvrB subunits scans DNA for abnormalities. When the presence of a lesion has been verified by uvrB, the uvrA molecules dissociate), encoding LSDGLMTVDVIDGQPITFSQSFSCPDCGISIDEVEPRSFSFNNPFGACPDCFGLGYKMEFDEDLMIPDKSLSINQGAITVLGWQSCTDKGSFTRAILEALSSEYKFSLDTPFEEYPKPVHDVLINGTNGKEIKVHYKGQRGEGVYDVAFEGLVQNVARRYRETYSE